The following coding sequences lie in one Globicephala melas chromosome 15, mGloMel1.2, whole genome shotgun sequence genomic window:
- the GAL3ST4 gene encoding galactose-3-O-sulfotransferase 4 isoform X1, translating to MGPLSPTRTMRLWGPRSLGVALGVFMTIGFALQLWGGPFQRRLPGLQLRQSWASTPGPAVPSCPPRQRLVFLKTHKSGSSSVLSLLHRYGDRHGLRFALPARYQFGYPKLFQASRVKGYRPQGGGTQSPFHILCHHMRFNLKEVRSVEGVDRTGERWAHACSQDHQGRRPQAWRLPRHPLTQELGMGATKVLQVMPSDSFFFSIVRDPAALARSAFSYYKSTSSAFRKSPSLAAFLDNPRAFYQPGARGDHYARNLLWFDFGLPFPPEMRTKRGNPHPPRDPNPPQLPSGVGLRAHTLDPNALFHPIPTVADGHSQTSSSASLDLRSSSFIQWNLAWLDSVFDLVLVAEYFDESLVLLADALCWSLDDVVGFMHNAQAGGGQGGSAVGDGGLTAEDRQLSARARAWNNLDWALYVHFNRSLWARIKQYGQSRLDSAVAELRARREALAKHCLVGGEALDPKYITDRRFRPFQFGSGKVLGYVLQSGLSLQDQEECERLATPELQYKDKLDAKQFPPTVSVPLKTSRLPSP from the exons ATGGGCCCTCTGTCTCCTACCAGGACCATGCGCCTCTGGGGGCCTCGGAGCCTGGGGGTGGCTCTGGGAGTCTTCATGACCATCGGATTTGCCCTCCAGCTCTGGGGGGGTCCCTTCCAGAGGAG GCTACCTGGGCTGCAGCTCCGACAGTCCTGGGCCTCAACCCCGGGACCAGCTGTTCCATCCTGCCCGCCACGGCAGCGACTCGTGTTCCTGAAGACGCATAAATCCGGGAGCAGCTCTGTGCTCAGTCTACTTCACCGCTACGGGGACCGACACGGGCTGCGCTTCGCCCTCCCCGCCCGCTATCAGTTCGGCTACCCAAAGCTTTTCCAGGCCTCTCGGGTCAAAGGCTACCGCCCTCAGGGTGGAGGCACCCAGTCCCCCTTCCACATCCTCTGTCATCACATGAGGTTCAACCTGAAAGAGGTGAGGAGTGTTGAGGGGGTGGACAGGACTGGCGAGAGATGGGCTCATGCCTGTAGCCAAGACCACCAGGGGAGGAGACCCCAGGCCTGGAGGCTCCCCAGGCATCCCCTCACCCAAGAGTTGGGCATGGGGGCCACAAAG GTACTTCAGGTCATGCCTTCTGacagcttcttcttttccattgtcCGAGACCCAGCGGCTCTGGCCCGCTCTGCCTTCTCCTACTATAAATCCACATCATCGGCTTTCCGCAAATCACCGTCCTTGGCTGCCTTCCTGGACAATCCCCGAGCCTTCTACCAGCCCGGGGCCCGTGGGGACCACTATGCACGCAACTTGTTATGGTTTGACTTTggcctcccctttcccccagaGATGAGGACCAAGAGAGGGAATCCTCATCCCCCCAGAGATCCCAACCCGCCACAGCTGCCTTCTGGTGTTGGCCTGCGAGCCCACACCTTGGATCCCAATGCTCTCTTCCATCCCATTCCCACTGTTGCTGATGGTCACAGCCAGACgtccagctctgcctctttaGATTTGAGGTCTTCATCTTTCATCCAGTGGAATCTGGCCTGGCTGGACTCTGTCTTTGACCTGGTCTTGGTGGCCGAGTACTTTGACGAGTCATTGGTCCTGCTGGCAGATGCCCTGTGCTGGAGTCTAGATGATGTGGTGGGCTTCATGCACAACGCTCaggctggaggtgggcagggcggAAGTGCTGTCGGCGATGGTGGACTGACTGCTGAGGacaggcagctgtctgcaagggCCCGAGCCTGGAACAACCTGGACTGGGCTCTCTATGTTCACTTCAACCGCAGCCTGTGGGCCCGGATAAAGCAATACGGCCAGAGCCGGCTGGACAGTGCTGTGGCGGAGCTCCGGGCTCGCCGAGAGGCCCTGGCTAAACACTGTCTGGTGGGGGGTGAGGCTTTAGACCCCAAGTACATCACTGACCGGCGGTTCCGCCCTTTCCAGTTTGGATCAGGTAAGGTTTTGGGTTACGTGCTTCAGAGTGGCCTGAGCCTCCAAGACCAGGAGGAGTGTGAGCGCCTGGCTACCCCTGAGCTACAGTACAAGGACAAACTAGATGCCAAGCAGTTCCCCCCAACAGTCTCTGTGCCCCTCAAGACTTCAAGGCTACCCTCCCCCTAG
- the GAL3ST4 gene encoding galactose-3-O-sulfotransferase 4 isoform X2 → MGPLSPTRTMRLWGPRSLGVALGVFMTIGFALQLWGGPFQRRLPGLQLRQSWASTPGPAVPSCPPRQRLVFLKTHKSGSSSVLSLLHRYGDRHGLRFALPARYQFGYPKLFQASRVKGYRPQGGGTQSPFHILCHHMRFNLKEVLQVMPSDSFFFSIVRDPAALARSAFSYYKSTSSAFRKSPSLAAFLDNPRAFYQPGARGDHYARNLLWFDFGLPFPPEMRTKRGNPHPPRDPNPPQLPSGVGLRAHTLDPNALFHPIPTVADGHSQTSSSASLDLRSSSFIQWNLAWLDSVFDLVLVAEYFDESLVLLADALCWSLDDVVGFMHNAQAGGGQGGSAVGDGGLTAEDRQLSARARAWNNLDWALYVHFNRSLWARIKQYGQSRLDSAVAELRARREALAKHCLVGGEALDPKYITDRRFRPFQFGSGKVLGYVLQSGLSLQDQEECERLATPELQYKDKLDAKQFPPTVSVPLKTSRLPSP, encoded by the exons ATGGGCCCTCTGTCTCCTACCAGGACCATGCGCCTCTGGGGGCCTCGGAGCCTGGGGGTGGCTCTGGGAGTCTTCATGACCATCGGATTTGCCCTCCAGCTCTGGGGGGGTCCCTTCCAGAGGAG GCTACCTGGGCTGCAGCTCCGACAGTCCTGGGCCTCAACCCCGGGACCAGCTGTTCCATCCTGCCCGCCACGGCAGCGACTCGTGTTCCTGAAGACGCATAAATCCGGGAGCAGCTCTGTGCTCAGTCTACTTCACCGCTACGGGGACCGACACGGGCTGCGCTTCGCCCTCCCCGCCCGCTATCAGTTCGGCTACCCAAAGCTTTTCCAGGCCTCTCGGGTCAAAGGCTACCGCCCTCAGGGTGGAGGCACCCAGTCCCCCTTCCACATCCTCTGTCATCACATGAGGTTCAACCTGAAAGAG GTACTTCAGGTCATGCCTTCTGacagcttcttcttttccattgtcCGAGACCCAGCGGCTCTGGCCCGCTCTGCCTTCTCCTACTATAAATCCACATCATCGGCTTTCCGCAAATCACCGTCCTTGGCTGCCTTCCTGGACAATCCCCGAGCCTTCTACCAGCCCGGGGCCCGTGGGGACCACTATGCACGCAACTTGTTATGGTTTGACTTTggcctcccctttcccccagaGATGAGGACCAAGAGAGGGAATCCTCATCCCCCCAGAGATCCCAACCCGCCACAGCTGCCTTCTGGTGTTGGCCTGCGAGCCCACACCTTGGATCCCAATGCTCTCTTCCATCCCATTCCCACTGTTGCTGATGGTCACAGCCAGACgtccagctctgcctctttaGATTTGAGGTCTTCATCTTTCATCCAGTGGAATCTGGCCTGGCTGGACTCTGTCTTTGACCTGGTCTTGGTGGCCGAGTACTTTGACGAGTCATTGGTCCTGCTGGCAGATGCCCTGTGCTGGAGTCTAGATGATGTGGTGGGCTTCATGCACAACGCTCaggctggaggtgggcagggcggAAGTGCTGTCGGCGATGGTGGACTGACTGCTGAGGacaggcagctgtctgcaagggCCCGAGCCTGGAACAACCTGGACTGGGCTCTCTATGTTCACTTCAACCGCAGCCTGTGGGCCCGGATAAAGCAATACGGCCAGAGCCGGCTGGACAGTGCTGTGGCGGAGCTCCGGGCTCGCCGAGAGGCCCTGGCTAAACACTGTCTGGTGGGGGGTGAGGCTTTAGACCCCAAGTACATCACTGACCGGCGGTTCCGCCCTTTCCAGTTTGGATCAGGTAAGGTTTTGGGTTACGTGCTTCAGAGTGGCCTGAGCCTCCAAGACCAGGAGGAGTGTGAGCGCCTGGCTACCCCTGAGCTACAGTACAAGGACAAACTAGATGCCAAGCAGTTCCCCCCAACAGTCTCTGTGCCCCTCAAGACTTCAAGGCTACCCTCCCCCTAG
- the GPC2 gene encoding glypican-2, producing the protein MYALRSLLLLLLPLCPGPGPGPGIEAKVTRSCTETRQILGARGYSLSLLPPALISGEHLRICPQEYTCCSSEIEQKLTWETEATFRGLVEESGSFLVHTLAARHRRFDEVFREMLSSAEHSLSLLFQRSFGRLYAQHTPLFSGLFSRLRDYYERSGEGLDDALVDFWAQLLEKMFPLLHPQYIFSPDYLFCLTRLASSADDSLKPFGDSPRRLRLQITRALVAARAFIQGLETGRDVVSETLKMPLSEGCKRAVMRLTGCPLCRGVPSLPPCRGFCLNVAHGCISSQGLDPDWGAYLDGLLFLAEKIQGPFSFELAAQSIGVKIAEGLMHLQENSVGLSAQVFQECGSPQPAPARARRAPAPREEVGRLWSAVAAEEERPTTAAGASLPRLVWELRERLGRVRGFWAGLPLTVCGDPRVAADVSQEAAPCWTGAGRGRYLSPVVGGPQAGQIDNPELDAEASSPDLQTRRRRLQLRAATTRMKAAALGRDLELEDWEDASGSGEGQHYADDWMAGAAAVAPPARPPRPPRRDGAGGKGGGVIIRHSQDRSRTGGTSVSFHTQPLLILFLSALALLGPR; encoded by the exons ATGTACGCGCTGCGAtctcttctgcttctgctgtTGCCTCTGTGTCCCGGTCCTGGTCCTGGACCCGGTATCGAGGCAAAGGTCACCCGGAGTTGCACTGAGACCCGGCAGATCCTGGGGGCCCGGGGATATAGCTTAAGCCTACTCCCTCCCGCCCTGATCTCAg GTGAGCACCTCCGGATCTGTCCCCAGGAGTACACTTGCTGTTCCAGTGAGATAGAGCAGAAGCTGACCTGGGAGACTGAGGCCACCTTCCGAGGCCTGGTGGAAGAGAGCGGCTCCTTCTTGGTTCACACACTGGCTGCCCGGCACAGAAGATTTGATG AGGTTTTTCGGGAGATGCTCTCATCAGCCGAGCACTCCCTGTCCCTGCTCTTCCAGCGCTCCTTCGGCCGCCTGTATGCCCAGCACACCCCCTTGTTCAGTGGCCTGTTCTCTCGGCTACGGGACTACTATGAGAGGTCCGGTGAGGGGTTAGATGATGCCTTGGTGGATTTCTGGGCTCAGCTCCTGGAGAAAATGTTCCCCCTGCTGCACCCACAGTACATCTTCTCCCCTGACTACCTGTTCTGCCTCACGCGCCTGGCCTCTTCTGCTGATGACTCTCTGAAGCCTTTTGGGGACTCACCCCGCCGCCTCCGCCTGCAG ataACCCGGGCCCTGGTGGCTGCCCGGGCCTTTATCCAGGGCCTGGAGACCGGAAGAGATGTGGTCAGCGAAACGCTTAAG ATGCCGCTGTCCGAAGGCTGCAAGCGGGCTGTGATGCGTCTGACAGGCTGCCCCCTTTGTCGGGGGGTCCCCTCGCTGCCACCCTGCCGGGGCTTCTGCCTCAACGTGGCCCACGGCTGTATCAGCAGCCAGGGACTGGATCCTGACTGGGGGGCCTATCTGG ATGGTCTCCTGTTCCTGGCCGAGAAGATCCAGGGCCCCTTTTCCTTTGAGCTAGCAGCACAGTCCATCGGGGTGAAGATCGCGGAGGGTTTGATGCATCTGCAGGAAAACAGCGTGGGGCTGTCAGCCCAG GTGTTCCAGGAATGCGGGAGCCCCCAACCGGCGCCGGCCCGCGCCCGCCGTGCCCCAGCCCCCCGGGAGGAGGTGGGCCGGCTCTGGTCGGCGGTGGCGGCGGAGGAGGAGCGGCCCACGACGGCTGCGGGCGCCAGCCTGCCCCGGCTG GTGTGGGAGCTCCGCGAGCGGCTGGGCCGGGTGAGGGGCTTCTGGGCCGGGCTGCCCCTGACAGTGTGCGGGGACCCCCGCGTGGCTGCGGACGTCTCCCAGGAAGCGGCGCCCTGCTGGACCGGAGCTGGGCGGGGCCG GTACCTGTCGCCCGTGGTCGGGGGTCCCCAGGCCGGGCAGATCGACAACCCAGAGCTGGATGCGGAAGCCTCGAGCCCCGACCTCCAGACGCGGAGGCGGCGGCTGCAGCTCCGGGCGGCCACGACCAGGATGAAGGCGGCCGCCCTGGGACGCGACCTGGAGCTGGAGGACTGGG AGGACGCTAGCGGCTCTGGAGAGGGACAGCACTATGCAGATGACTGGATGGCTGGGGCAGCAGCTGTGGCCCCCCCGGCCCGGCCTCCTCGCCCTCCTCGAAGGGATGGTGCTGGGGGCAAAGGAGGAGGTGTCATTATCCGCCACAGCCAAGACAGGAGCAGGACTGGAGGGACGTCTGTCAGTTTTCACACCCAACCCCTCCTCATTCTCTTCCTCTCAGCCCTGGCCCTGCTCGGACCTCGATAA